In Sediminitomix flava, a single genomic region encodes these proteins:
- a CDS encoding carboxypeptidase-like regulatory domain-containing protein, protein MLPKLFPIKVLLGLNVFFILFLSTFSINGQDLLNSRKSSPFTYVYKLKEAEAREVYTNTSTEIDQSFLHTLVDSFPTENPKSLELEKGHYIKTYARQDIQFFDIASVLDFHIEVFGNETDLMIKVLDLEGNSIKQVTVTVDGKKLKYDAKTKTFTDKKSNKKGLLEVSYNNITSFTQLNRTYKNSAFKRFYQPIIYRTPIKYIWLPIDYVIHLPIDGVKSISNGYLIGSIYNTKQFFVDLYEKTVCLFDPDYCNGGWQDHAKGYLVLNKPKFKPNNTIKLKAFLTNEKGNPINKKVKVAIKKGYNNYKYISTIRPYQKGAYEYEFEIADSLKLQLDRNYQLVLLSDDKQEDIYKSTAFRYEEYELKSINLILRTAQKNHYKKDSILFYVSGKDENDLNIYDGKLDIVVLSKSPKATFDDHVFVPDTLMSFSKELKKTGETKINISDKEFPKANFDYTVNVTLRTSDNEKLEKKKQFSYFYSLKEILIEEQQDSLSFTYAENGSEIPKEIDIYKVDHFQNEILIETSETPYRLKLDPYAFKYIAKTEHLNTEKKISDLNSNFNCFTERTADSISIQIQNPREIPFSYHIYKVNQLIDKGYGTTLEFKQKESSKANYFISASFIWAGKVENKMYSVDVNDRILNLNVEQPNIIFPGQETEIEVSVTDYKGEPVENVDLTAYGLTQKFKYTAPQVPTFAKQRKQKKVINSFRKEDLNTHFKAPINYTKWQSNHSLDSIAYYQFTFPQDSIYRFEYETSDSKTQFAPFVVKDGKFKNIYIIYVDETPIYFSWATVKSPYSFSIKPGKHQIKLRTSEREITLDSVDFKKGKKLILSLDESIRGENIKNKPKGDQLDYKEKRLASLYNFRFRDNFGGKYTHITSNGQTYLLNSRKNGPNIAGPVKALVQLEQIDGISHSFFHESGFEYEFSGKKIKMRSIDKPHFPNKLYEFDHTPESLYDEILYKEKIEAQWQAYLDALKKSKSKYSNPNYTQKGKAKIAFEIYSPTKDTFKKEPTNIVLLRNDTPYFTKIYRGKDRVLHNLNEGLYKMIFFYPNQEYHIEDSIFVKEKGQTILKVYQPQQLEKDEFSKEVSDIIERHLFTNEDFYVKEEKVFKELRQSYFENFEYTGSGYLVSGVVRDSQGVLPGVSVIVKGTNFGTVTNIEGEFTINVPKDYNTLQISYIGFETREIFIDSDFFDISLSENFEQLEEVVVIGYGSSTRKSLTGAVAGVSINRRKGSNIRIRGLSSINTNNQPLVVIDGKVYAGNINNFPQSSIKEMMVLKDTEAIAIYGSRASNGVIIISTKGPIQLQATNENNTELESDFPDLSSQSNSLRQNFSDEAFWEPKLITNKEGKAKFKVKFPDDVTKWNTFFLAANTKKQTGQTQSSIKSYKPLLAQTSIPKFLVEGDTLEAIGKVKNYLPDTMRVSKKFYVNEHLVNDEVELCAKSSIEKLPVIAKGDSLSIKYEIYQDDLEYYDGEKKKIPVLPLGLEETEGEFFVLNKDTTLDLSFDERLGEVNIYAQSDLIDLVQEEIKHVVSYRYLCNEQLSSKLKMLVSQKRIDEAIGKKFSQDKAIKKIIRLLNKRRNDQLTWGWWENSTSINWISNYAIEALLEAEESGFKTFIDKESLKDLYIWELDYAANIDKRLNQLEILHKLDASIDYISELEKLEKQFNDSLNQQKHSLHSYLRVQRLKQEVDLEVNLDTLNQYQKETIFGNIFYEGGHQFNLLNNNIQTTLLAYQMIKHHDKDDQRLPKIINYLLENRKNGFWTNTYESSKIVETILDGLLEDKEEYHSAKLRISGGIKEEIESFPYATTISPNESIQIQKEGDEPVYFTFYQRYWNNAPEARNNDFEIVTYVKEARNNQLIAGKDIKLIAYVTVHKDAEYVMINVPIPAGCSYSSKNINRSIETHREFFKNETAIYCSKLKAGEYRFEIDLTARFTGSFNLNPAKVELMYFPTFYANDKMKKVIINDENRPNL, encoded by the coding sequence ATGCTACCAAAACTCTTTCCAATAAAAGTTCTACTCGGGCTAAATGTATTTTTTATACTCTTCCTAAGTACATTCTCAATAAACGGACAAGATTTATTGAACAGTAGAAAAAGTAGTCCATTCACCTATGTTTATAAACTTAAAGAGGCTGAGGCTAGAGAAGTATATACTAACACCTCTACTGAAATTGATCAATCATTTCTCCACACCTTAGTTGATTCATTTCCTACAGAAAATCCTAAGAGCCTAGAATTAGAGAAAGGACACTATATTAAAACTTATGCACGACAGGATATTCAGTTTTTTGATATCGCCTCTGTATTAGATTTTCACATAGAAGTATTCGGTAATGAGACAGATTTAATGATCAAAGTACTTGATCTAGAAGGCAATTCAATCAAACAAGTTACAGTAACTGTAGATGGGAAAAAGCTAAAATATGATGCAAAAACTAAGACTTTTACCGATAAAAAATCTAACAAAAAAGGATTACTTGAAGTCAGTTACAATAATATCACTTCATTTACCCAATTAAATAGAACTTATAAAAACTCAGCTTTCAAACGTTTTTATCAGCCTATCATCTACCGAACTCCAATAAAATACATCTGGCTGCCAATAGACTATGTGATACACTTACCGATTGATGGTGTAAAATCTATTTCGAATGGTTATCTCATTGGATCAATCTACAACACTAAACAATTCTTTGTTGATCTTTATGAAAAAACCGTGTGCCTATTCGATCCTGACTATTGTAATGGTGGGTGGCAAGATCATGCAAAAGGTTATCTAGTTTTAAACAAGCCCAAATTTAAGCCTAATAATACGATAAAACTGAAAGCTTTTCTGACCAATGAGAAAGGAAATCCTATCAATAAAAAAGTTAAAGTAGCAATTAAGAAAGGATACAATAATTATAAATATATCTCTACAATTCGTCCATATCAAAAAGGTGCATACGAATATGAATTTGAAATTGCTGACTCACTAAAACTTCAATTAGATAGAAACTATCAACTTGTTCTTCTTTCAGATGATAAGCAAGAAGATATCTATAAGTCTACTGCTTTTAGATATGAAGAATACGAACTAAAATCGATAAACCTCATCCTTAGGACAGCTCAGAAAAACCATTATAAAAAGGATTCTATTCTTTTTTATGTAAGTGGGAAAGACGAGAATGATTTGAATATTTATGATGGGAAACTAGATATTGTGGTCTTATCAAAGTCGCCTAAAGCTACTTTCGACGATCATGTCTTTGTACCGGATACATTGATGTCTTTTTCAAAAGAATTGAAAAAAACAGGAGAAACGAAAATCAACATATCCGACAAAGAATTTCCAAAAGCAAACTTCGATTATACAGTCAATGTCACATTAAGAACCTCTGACAATGAAAAATTAGAGAAGAAAAAGCAATTCTCTTATTTCTATTCCTTAAAAGAAATTCTGATTGAAGAGCAGCAAGATTCTTTATCTTTTACTTACGCTGAAAATGGAAGTGAAATACCGAAAGAAATTGATATTTATAAAGTTGACCATTTCCAAAATGAAATTTTAATTGAGACCTCGGAAACACCTTATCGATTAAAACTAGATCCTTATGCTTTTAAGTACATCGCAAAAACAGAACATTTAAATACTGAGAAGAAAATATCTGATTTAAACTCAAATTTCAATTGTTTTACCGAGCGAACTGCTGATTCGATTAGCATACAGATTCAAAACCCAAGAGAAATTCCTTTTAGTTACCATATCTATAAAGTCAATCAATTGATTGATAAAGGCTATGGTACAACTCTTGAGTTTAAACAAAAAGAATCTTCGAAAGCGAATTATTTTATTTCTGCGTCATTCATATGGGCTGGTAAAGTTGAAAATAAAATGTATTCAGTAGACGTAAATGACAGGATACTGAATTTAAATGTTGAACAACCCAATATTATTTTCCCAGGCCAAGAAACAGAAATTGAAGTAAGTGTTACAGATTACAAAGGTGAGCCAGTTGAAAATGTAGACCTTACAGCCTACGGACTGACTCAAAAGTTTAAATATACCGCACCGCAAGTCCCTACATTTGCAAAACAGCGAAAACAGAAAAAGGTCATAAATTCATTCAGAAAAGAGGATTTAAATACGCATTTCAAAGCTCCTATCAATTATACAAAATGGCAATCCAATCATTCATTAGATAGTATTGCATACTATCAATTCACATTTCCTCAAGACAGTATTTATAGGTTTGAGTATGAAACTTCAGATTCAAAAACTCAATTTGCTCCATTTGTCGTAAAAGATGGAAAATTCAAAAACATATACATTATTTATGTGGATGAAACTCCTATCTACTTTAGTTGGGCTACGGTAAAATCACCATATTCCTTTTCCATAAAACCGGGAAAACATCAAATAAAACTCCGAACATCAGAAAGGGAAATCACACTAGATAGTGTCGATTTTAAGAAGGGTAAAAAACTAATCCTTAGTTTGGATGAATCTATTAGAGGTGAAAACATCAAAAACAAGCCAAAAGGTGATCAATTAGACTACAAAGAGAAAAGACTTGCCAGCTTATATAACTTCAGATTCCGTGATAATTTTGGAGGTAAATACACACATATCACTTCAAATGGACAGACCTACTTATTAAACTCTAGAAAAAATGGACCTAACATTGCAGGACCTGTAAAGGCTTTAGTTCAACTAGAACAAATAGATGGTATTTCTCACAGTTTCTTCCACGAATCAGGTTTTGAATATGAATTCTCAGGGAAAAAAATAAAGATGAGATCAATCGATAAACCTCATTTCCCAAACAAGCTATATGAATTTGATCATACACCAGAATCTCTGTATGATGAAATTTTATACAAAGAGAAAATTGAAGCTCAATGGCAAGCTTATTTAGATGCCCTTAAAAAATCTAAATCTAAGTATTCAAACCCGAATTATACACAAAAAGGCAAAGCCAAAATAGCTTTTGAGATCTATAGTCCGACAAAAGACACCTTCAAAAAAGAGCCTACAAATATAGTTCTTCTGCGAAATGACACACCTTACTTCACTAAAATATATAGAGGTAAAGACAGAGTTCTTCACAACTTAAATGAAGGACTCTACAAAATGATATTCTTTTACCCAAACCAAGAGTATCATATCGAGGACTCTATTTTTGTGAAAGAAAAAGGACAGACAATTCTTAAGGTTTATCAACCTCAACAACTCGAAAAAGATGAGTTTAGTAAAGAAGTGAGTGACATCATTGAAAGACACTTATTTACGAATGAAGATTTTTATGTAAAAGAAGAAAAAGTTTTCAAGGAACTGAGACAATCTTATTTTGAAAACTTTGAATATACAGGTTCAGGTTATTTGGTCAGTGGTGTAGTCAGAGATTCACAAGGAGTTCTACCGGGAGTTTCAGTCATCGTAAAAGGAACTAACTTTGGTACAGTTACAAATATTGAGGGAGAATTTACGATTAATGTTCCTAAAGACTACAACACTTTACAAATAAGCTATATAGGTTTTGAAACAAGAGAAATTTTCATTGATTCTGATTTCTTTGATATATCCTTATCAGAAAACTTTGAACAACTAGAAGAAGTTGTTGTAATTGGATATGGTTCTTCAACAAGAAAATCACTTACAGGTGCTGTAGCTGGTGTATCTATAAATAGGCGAAAAGGTTCTAATATTCGAATCAGAGGACTTAGTAGTATCAACACCAACAATCAGCCATTAGTGGTGATTGACGGGAAAGTGTATGCTGGAAATATTAATAACTTCCCTCAAAGCTCTATCAAAGAAATGATGGTATTGAAAGATACTGAAGCAATAGCTATTTATGGTTCAAGAGCTTCAAATGGTGTCATTATAATTTCAACTAAAGGCCCCATTCAGTTACAAGCTACAAATGAAAATAATACCGAACTTGAAAGTGATTTTCCAGATTTATCTTCTCAATCCAATTCTCTCAGACAAAACTTTTCTGATGAAGCATTTTGGGAGCCAAAACTGATCACAAATAAAGAAGGAAAAGCCAAATTCAAAGTTAAGTTTCCAGATGATGTCACGAAATGGAATACATTCTTCTTAGCGGCAAATACTAAAAAACAGACAGGTCAAACGCAAAGTAGCATAAAGTCATATAAACCATTATTGGCTCAAACTTCTATTCCAAAATTCTTAGTAGAAGGAGATACATTAGAAGCTATTGGAAAGGTCAAAAACTACCTTCCCGATACCATGAGAGTTTCTAAGAAATTCTATGTCAATGAACATCTCGTTAATGATGAGGTTGAATTATGTGCAAAATCTTCGATCGAAAAACTTCCTGTAATAGCTAAGGGAGATAGCTTAAGTATCAAATACGAAATCTATCAAGATGATTTAGAATATTATGATGGAGAGAAAAAGAAAATCCCTGTACTCCCACTCGGACTAGAAGAGACGGAAGGCGAGTTTTTTGTTCTTAACAAAGACACAACCCTTGATTTAAGTTTTGATGAGCGCTTAGGAGAAGTAAATATTTATGCGCAATCCGACTTGATTGATCTTGTTCAAGAAGAGATAAAACATGTAGTTTCTTATCGATACCTCTGTAATGAACAGCTATCCTCTAAACTTAAAATGTTGGTCAGCCAAAAGAGAATTGATGAAGCTATAGGTAAAAAGTTTAGTCAAGATAAAGCCATCAAAAAAATTATCAGATTACTTAATAAACGAAGAAACGATCAACTGACTTGGGGATGGTGGGAAAACTCTACTTCAATCAATTGGATCTCAAATTATGCGATTGAAGCTCTTTTAGAAGCTGAGGAATCAGGCTTCAAAACTTTTATAGATAAAGAGTCGCTAAAAGACTTATACATTTGGGAGCTTGACTATGCCGCAAACATTGATAAAAGATTAAATCAATTAGAAATACTTCATAAACTAGATGCTTCAATTGACTATATATCCGAATTGGAAAAACTAGAGAAACAATTTAATGACTCTCTAAATCAGCAAAAACATTCATTGCATAGTTACCTTCGAGTTCAACGACTTAAACAAGAAGTTGATTTAGAAGTCAACTTAGATACACTCAATCAGTATCAGAAAGAAACAATCTTTGGAAATATATTCTACGAAGGAGGTCATCAATTTAATCTCTTAAATAATAATATTCAGACTACTCTTTTAGCCTATCAGATGATTAAACATCATGACAAAGACGATCAACGATTGCCTAAAATCATCAATTATTTATTAGAAAATAGAAAGAATGGTTTCTGGACTAATACTTACGAGTCTTCAAAAATAGTTGAAACAATATTAGACGGTCTTTTAGAAGATAAGGAGGAATATCATTCAGCTAAACTTAGGATTTCGGGCGGTATCAAAGAGGAAATTGAAAGCTTCCCTTACGCTACTACTATTTCCCCGAATGAGTCTATTCAAATTCAGAAAGAAGGTGATGAGCCTGTATACTTCACATTCTATCAACGTTATTGGAACAACGCTCCAGAAGCTAGAAACAATGATTTTGAGATCGTGACTTATGTTAAAGAGGCACGTAATAACCAACTTATTGCAGGGAAAGACATAAAATTGATTGCATATGTCACTGTCCATAAAGATGCAGAATACGTAATGATTAATGTGCCTATCCCTGCCGGATGTTCATATTCCTCTAAAAATATAAATAGAAGTATTGAAACACATAGAGAATTCTTCAAGAATGAGACTGCTATTTATTGCTCTAAATTGAAGGCTGGAGAATATAGATTTGAAATTGATTTGACAGCAAGATTTACAGGAAGCTTTAATCTAAATCCCGCAAAAGTAGAACTGATGTACTTCCCAACTTTCTATGCAAATGATAAAATGAAAAAGGTAATCATAAACGATGAAAATCGTCCTAATTTATAA
- a CDS encoding PhnA domain-containing protein, whose amino-acid sequence MSIEKELRARSGSKCELCGSEEHLQVYNVPPVLGESVEKSALVCGTCHEQIEDASKMDSNHWRCLNDSMWSEHTGVQVIAWRMLNRLRSEGWPQDLLDMLYLDEETLAFAKETGDHLDDSEKVIHKDSNGVTLQNGDSVVLIKDLNVKGSSMVAKRGTAVRNISLDRENATYIEGRVNGQMIVILTQYVKKT is encoded by the coding sequence ATGAGTATTGAAAAAGAGCTAAGAGCTCGAAGCGGTTCAAAATGTGAACTCTGTGGTAGTGAAGAACACCTACAAGTATACAATGTTCCTCCTGTACTTGGCGAATCTGTAGAGAAATCTGCTCTCGTTTGTGGTACTTGTCATGAGCAAATTGAAGACGCGAGCAAAATGGACTCGAACCACTGGAGATGTTTAAATGATAGCATGTGGAGTGAGCACACTGGGGTACAAGTGATTGCATGGAGAATGTTAAACAGGCTACGCTCAGAAGGTTGGCCCCAAGATTTGCTAGATATGCTTTATTTGGACGAAGAGACCTTAGCATTTGCTAAAGAGACGGGAGATCATTTAGATGACTCTGAGAAAGTAATTCATAAAGACAGTAATGGCGTTACGCTTCAAAATGGTGATTCTGTAGTTTTGATAAAAGATCTGAATGTGAAAGGATCATCAATGGTTGCAAAAAGAGGAACTGCTGTTAGAAATATCTCATTAGACCGAGAAAATGCCACTTATATTGAAGGTAGAGTGAATGGTCAGATGATTGTGATTCTTACACAATACGTCAAGAAAACCTAA
- a CDS encoding NAD(P)H-dependent flavin oxidoreductase, translated as MKSIQKMMISGKEVYPIIEGGKGVGITNGETAGAFAAAGAVGTFSGVHALLYDEEGNYVPMDLKGKNRLERTRERIEYAIKGALSQIRIAHNKSNGNGRIHMNLLWGMMGTEEIIRRVLEQAEGKLHGVTCGAGMPYQLGEICAEHKTYYYPIVSSARAFMVLWKRAYNKHPEWLGGVVYEDPWKAGGHNGLSNKENPEKPEPPYERVVELRKMMDRFGLQEVPIVMAGGVWTIDEFKDWIDNPEIGKIAFQLGTRPLLTQESPIPDAFKQKLLNLQPEDITLNKFSPTGFYSSAIINDFLKEQFAMSDRQVEFKKEQDDEFEIPNGRYFIKKEDKERVTSWIESGFTEGLRTPDDTLMYVSEDKAKQIKADQQGCSGCLAACKFSSWAASEEHRFTTGNRMDPRSFCIMNTLQYLVDDKDAEKQLMFAGHSAFRFQKDPLYKDGYIPSVKELVSQLVQFK; from the coding sequence ATGAAAAGTATTCAGAAAATGATGATCTCTGGAAAAGAGGTTTATCCTATTATTGAAGGTGGAAAAGGTGTAGGGATCACAAATGGAGAAACTGCAGGTGCTTTTGCTGCAGCCGGTGCTGTTGGTACTTTTTCTGGAGTACACGCCTTGTTGTATGATGAAGAAGGGAACTATGTCCCTATGGATTTGAAGGGTAAGAATCGCCTTGAAAGAACTAGAGAAAGAATAGAGTATGCTATCAAAGGTGCTTTATCTCAGATTAGAATAGCACATAATAAATCAAACGGAAATGGACGTATTCATATGAACCTACTTTGGGGGATGATGGGTACAGAAGAAATTATCCGTAGAGTCTTAGAGCAAGCTGAAGGAAAACTTCATGGAGTAACATGTGGGGCAGGGATGCCATATCAGCTTGGAGAAATTTGTGCTGAACACAAAACATATTATTATCCAATCGTATCATCTGCTCGTGCCTTTATGGTACTTTGGAAAAGAGCTTATAATAAACACCCAGAATGGTTAGGTGGTGTAGTTTATGAAGACCCTTGGAAAGCAGGCGGACATAATGGATTGAGTAATAAAGAGAATCCAGAAAAGCCAGAGCCTCCATACGAAAGAGTAGTAGAGCTACGTAAAATGATGGATAGATTTGGACTTCAAGAAGTTCCTATCGTTATGGCAGGTGGTGTATGGACAATAGATGAGTTTAAAGATTGGATTGATAATCCAGAAATTGGAAAGATTGCTTTCCAATTGGGTACAAGACCTCTTCTTACACAGGAAAGCCCAATTCCTGATGCATTTAAACAGAAACTTCTAAATCTTCAACCAGAAGATATTACACTTAATAAATTTAGTCCAACAGGATTTTATTCTTCAGCAATCATCAATGACTTTTTGAAAGAACAATTTGCTATGTCAGATAGACAAGTTGAGTTCAAAAAAGAGCAAGATGATGAATTTGAAATCCCTAACGGAAGATATTTCATCAAGAAAGAAGATAAAGAAAGAGTTACTTCTTGGATTGAAAGTGGGTTTACAGAAGGCTTGCGTACACCAGATGATACATTGATGTATGTGAGTGAAGATAAAGCAAAACAAATAAAAGCAGATCAGCAAGGGTGTTCGGGATGTTTGGCAGCCTGTAAGTTTAGTTCGTGGGCAGCAAGCGAAGAGCATCGATTTACTACAGGAAACCGTATGGATCCACGTAGTTTCTGTATAATGAATACTTTACAATATTTGGTCGACGATAAAGATGCAGAAAAACAATTGATGTTTGCAGGACACTCTGCTTTTCGATTCCAAAAAGATCCTTTATACAAGGATGGATATATACCAAGCGTTAAGGAACTAGTAAGCCAGCTAGTACAATTCAAATAA
- a CDS encoding magnesium transporter CorA family protein — protein MTKLVLRKISQNEIHTVEFPKDIFKEKTDDKYWLQIKTTKKNELNALFNELQLSQKAIDNIVEPQQSTHARSISSCLIFNLKVSQKIDPYRYDFMTFLLKENFLITICTPDNEVFEEIEIESWTTEKSLKASLGHVLNLMINEIIQDDITNLAQAREIVRSISKEIDFNSPEINMNTIISTKQNISRLHNIIEDQFNMINVIPLIEWSDFNKTFYKEFLDTIKGFDHLLSAAERLDRKLNVIQSQHQLILQEKGNRRLNTLTIIQSIFTPLTFITGIYGMNFLNMPELKMNSGYFVALGFMLLITLGQIWWFKSNGWFD, from the coding sequence ATGACGAAACTAGTTTTAAGGAAAATATCACAAAACGAAATACATACTGTCGAATTCCCCAAAGACATTTTTAAAGAGAAAACGGATGATAAATACTGGCTTCAGATAAAAACCACTAAAAAAAATGAACTAAATGCCTTATTTAATGAACTTCAACTTTCCCAAAAAGCTATTGACAATATCGTAGAGCCACAACAATCTACCCATGCTCGGAGTATCTCATCGTGTTTGATTTTCAATTTGAAAGTTTCACAAAAGATTGATCCTTACAGATATGACTTTATGACATTCTTACTGAAAGAAAATTTTTTAATTACGATATGTACACCTGATAATGAGGTTTTTGAAGAAATAGAAATTGAATCTTGGACTACTGAGAAAAGTCTTAAAGCTAGCCTTGGGCATGTTTTAAATCTAATGATCAATGAAATCATTCAAGATGATATCACGAACCTTGCACAAGCTAGAGAAATAGTAAGATCAATTTCAAAGGAGATTGACTTCAATTCTCCTGAAATAAATATGAATACCATCATCTCTACAAAGCAGAATATCTCTAGACTTCATAATATTATAGAAGACCAATTCAACATGATCAATGTGATTCCACTAATAGAATGGTCTGATTTTAATAAAACTTTTTACAAGGAGTTTCTAGACACCATTAAAGGTTTTGACCATTTACTTAGTGCTGCTGAAAGACTAGATAGAAAACTCAATGTAATACAATCTCAACACCAATTAATATTACAAGAAAAAGGAAACAGAAGGTTAAATACCTTAACGATAATTCAATCTATATTTACACCACTCACTTTTATTACGGGAATTTATGGTATGAATTTTCTAAATATGCCAGAATTAAAAATGAACTCTGGATATTTTGTTGCACTTGGTTTCATGTTATTAATTACTCTAGGACAAATTTGGTGGTTTAAATCAAATGGATGGTTTGATTAG
- a CDS encoding TonB-dependent receptor plug domain-containing protein, which produces MTFFKHWTRKGYALFNTLGKSIKICVLLTTVLGSFSQQVMAQNEAESETERETSKEYAEEEVLLNEVVVQTQRVPAVYSQQARVVNVITKDQIKQAPVQSIQELLEYVSGVDIQQRGPMGIQADISIRGGSFDQALVLLNGVNINNPQTGHLNLNLPVDIESVEAVEILQGPGSRVFGPSAFSGAINIITNKSKENNISLNAMGGDFGTYKVALSGTYNSGNMTHFVSVSNGASDGFARNTDYNTETYYYNGNLQTYIGDLDLQVGYGNKAFGASTFYSANFPDQFEENSSLYTSLKFTSNTKVKFSPLVYWNRSQDRFELFRDFNNAADWYVDHNYHMTDVYGTNLSAEYESKFGITAIGVDFRSENILSTVLGTDMDEPKEIPGEESLFTKSESRHNISTYFEHNLYLNKFTASLGVMANWSQKYEGDSYTFNTFPGVDLAYDLGKGYSVFGSVNTAMRLPTFTDMYYSGPTDLGNPDLEAEKSITFEGGFKFGKSSLNASISAFNRLGKNIIDWVQTEEGGQFVATNVQELDTKGFDLFVQYSPQMDFGKSMPIRKVTMTYTYLNVEANESEEEVSKYVLSNLRNKLVLGLDHQIFRNLYANWQINYQDRAYNTWSLEDQTENPFEPVWLIDARVYYQKDFYTFYVEASNLLDVDYVDFISVEQPGRWIKAGLKLDLNL; this is translated from the coding sequence ATGACTTTTTTTAAACATTGGACAAGAAAAGGCTATGCTCTTTTCAACACATTAGGGAAATCAATTAAAATCTGTGTACTTCTAACGACAGTTTTAGGTAGTTTTTCACAACAGGTAATGGCACAAAATGAAGCTGAAAGCGAAACGGAAAGAGAAACCTCAAAAGAGTATGCCGAAGAGGAGGTATTACTAAATGAGGTGGTTGTGCAAACACAGCGTGTTCCTGCCGTCTATTCCCAGCAAGCTAGGGTAGTGAATGTCATCACAAAAGATCAAATCAAACAAGCTCCAGTTCAAAGTATCCAAGAACTATTAGAATATGTATCTGGAGTGGATATTCAACAAAGAGGCCCGATGGGTATACAGGCCGATATCAGTATCAGAGGAGGATCGTTCGACCAAGCATTGGTACTCTTAAACGGAGTAAATATCAATAACCCACAAACTGGACACCTTAATTTAAACCTCCCTGTAGATATCGAAAGCGTAGAAGCTGTAGAAATTCTTCAAGGGCCAGGTTCTAGAGTATTTGGCCCAAGTGCTTTTAGTGGTGCAATTAATATTATTACCAATAAAAGTAAAGAAAATAATATTTCATTGAATGCAATGGGTGGTGACTTTGGAACATATAAAGTTGCACTTTCAGGTACTTATAATTCAGGAAATATGACTCATTTTGTTTCTGTAAGTAATGGAGCAAGTGATGGATTTGCTCGTAATACAGATTATAATACAGAAACATACTATTACAATGGTAACCTACAGACTTATATAGGAGATTTAGATTTGCAAGTAGGGTATGGAAATAAAGCTTTTGGAGCTAGTACTTTTTACTCTGCAAATTTCCCAGATCAGTTTGAAGAAAACTCCTCTCTTTATACAAGTCTTAAGTTTACTTCTAATACAAAAGTAAAATTCTCTCCTTTAGTTTACTGGAATCGTAGTCAAGATAGATTCGAGTTGTTTAGAGACTTTAATAATGCTGCTGATTGGTATGTTGATCATAATTACCATATGACAGATGTTTATGGTACTAACTTATCAGCAGAATATGAATCTAAGTTTGGTATCACTGCTATTGGAGTTGATTTTAGGTCTGAAAATATTTTAAGTACTGTTTTAGGTACTGATATGGACGAGCCTAAAGAAATACCTGGAGAAGAATCATTATTTACTAAATCTGAGTCTAGACATAATATATCTACTTATTTCGAGCATAATTTATATCTAAATAAGTTTACCGCTTCTTTGGGAGTTATGGCTAACTGGAGTCAGAAATATGAAGGAGATTCATATACTTTCAATACTTTCCCAGGTGTAGATTTGGCTTATGATTTAGGAAAGGGCTATAGTGTTTTTGGTTCTGTGAATACAGCAATGAGACTTCCTACATTTACTGATATGTATTATTCGGGACCAACAGATCTAGGAAACCCTGATCTAGAAGCAGAAAAGTCGATTACTTTTGAAGGTGGATTCAAATTTGGTAAGTCCTCATTGAATGCAAGTATTTCAGCTTTTAATAGATTGGGAAAAAATATAATTGACTGGGTACAAACTGAAGAAGGTGGACAGTTTGTTGCAACAAACGTTCAAGAACTAGACACTAAAGGTTTTGATCTGTTTGTTCAGTATTCTCCTCAAATGGATTTTGGGAAGTCTATGCCAATTAGAAAGGTCACAATGACTTATACTTATCTAAATGTTGAGGCAAATGAGAGTGAAGAGGAAGTTTCTAAATACGTACTTTCAAATCTTCGTAATAAATTAGTACTTGGTCTAGATCATCAGATTTTCAGAAATCTATATGCAAATTGGCAAATCAACTATCAAGATAGAGCTTATAATACTTGGAGTTTGGAAGATCAAACAGAGAATCCTTTTGAACCTGTTTGGTTGATTGATGCTAGAGTTTATTATCAAAAAGATTTCTATACATTCTATGTTGAAGCATCGAATTTATTAGATGTCGATTATGTAGATTTTATTTCTGTCGAACAACCAGGAAGATGGATTAAAGCTGGTTTGAAATTAGATTTGAACTTATAA